A DNA window from Malus domestica chromosome 12, GDT2T_hap1 contains the following coding sequences:
- the LOC114825109 gene encoding UDP-glycosyltransferase 88F4-like yields MAGDGYVDGSSSTRTTLILEGVLPEGFLERTKDRGMVVKSWAPQVVVLKNESVGGFVTLYRWNLVLEAVVAGVSMIAWPLHAKQHMNMNVLATDMEMAFAVEQRDEEDGFATV; encoded by the exons ATGGCCGGTGATGGCTATGTCGATGGGTCTTCTTCGACACGA ACGACTTTGATTTTGGAGGGTGTTTTGCCAGAAGGGTTCTTGGAGAGGACCAAAGACAGGGGGATGGTAGTGAAGTCATGGGCACCGCAGGTGGTGGTGTTGAAGAATGAATCGGTTGGTGGGTTCGTGACGCTTTACAGATGGAACTTGGTCCTGGAAGCAGTGGTTGCGGGGGTTTCAATGATTGCTTGGCCGCTGCACGCAAAGCAACATATGAACATGAATGTTTTGGCGACGGACATGGAAATGGCATTTGCAGTGGAGCAAAGAGATGAGGAAGATGGGTTCGCGACGGTTTGA
- the LOC103413446 gene encoding syntaxin-132-like: protein MNDLLKDSFEISRGQALRDGDIELGAHASMNSGELGLEDFFKKVQEIEKQNEKLDKLLKKLQDAHEESKAVTKVPSMKSIKQRMEKDVDEVGKVARWIKSKIEELDKGNLANRQKAGCGKGTGVDRSRTATTLALKKKLRDKMTEFQTLRDTIHQEYRDVVERRVFTVTGARADEETIERLIETGDSEQIFQKAIQEQGRGQIMDTLAEIQERHDAVRDLERKLLDLQQIFLDMAVLVDAQGDLLNNIETQVSSAVDHVQQGNNALQKAKKLQKSSRKWMCIAILILLIIVAIIAVAVLKPWSSNNGA from the exons ATGAACGACCTGCTAAAG GATTCTTTTGAGATCTCTCGGGGTCAAGCTTTGAGAGATGGAGATATCGAACTAGGAGCACATGCTTCAATGAATTCTGGAGAACTtggtttggaggattttttcAAAAAG GTTCAAGAGATCGAGAAGCAAAACGAGAAGCTTGATAAACTTTTGAAAAAGCTCCAG gATGCACATGAAGAGTCCAAGGCTGTTACTAAGGTTCCTTCCATGAAAT CAATCAAGCAACGAATGGAGAAAGATGTTGACGAAGTTGGAAAAGTTGCTCGATGGATAAAGTCAAAAATTGAAGAACTCGACAAAGGG AATTTAGCAAATAGACAGAAGGCTGGTTGCGGAAAGGGAACAGGTGTAGATAGATCCCGAACAGCAACAACCCT TGCCTTGAAAAAGAAATTAAGGGACAAGATGACTGAATTTCAG ACTCTAAGGGACACCATCCATCAAGAGTATCGTGATGTTGTCGAGAGGCGAGTTTTTACAG TGACGGGTGCAAGAGCTGATGAAGAG ACAATTGAAAGACTAATCGAGACAGGAGACAGTGAACAAATTTTCCAGAAGGCAATCCAAGAACAAGGGCGAGGCCAG ATAATGGACACTCTGGCCGAAATTCAAGAGCGACATGATGCTGTTAGAGATCTTGAGAGGAAGCTTCTCGATTTACAACAG ATATTTCTGGATATGGCGGTGCTGGTCGATGCACAAGGGGACTTGCTTAACAACATAGAAACCCAG GTATCGAGTGCGGTAGATCATGTACAGCAAGGGAACAATGCTCTTCAGAAGGCCAAGAAGCTACAAAAGAGTTCGAGGAAATGGATGTGCATTGCGATCCTCATCCTTCTTATCATCGTTGCAATCATCGCGGTGGCGGTGTTAAAACCATGGAGTAGTAACAATGGTGCTTAA